The Bos indicus x Bos taurus breed Angus x Brahman F1 hybrid chromosome 21, Bos_hybrid_MaternalHap_v2.0, whole genome shotgun sequence genomic interval CTCAGGGGTgggtggagcctggcagggggaGTCCTGGGCCTGGCAGTAGGATCAGGGAGACGTGGCCTTGGAGGACCTGGTGCCTCCCTTCTGCCCTATTCCAGCAGCCCAGGCTCGGCTGCTCTGGGCTGCTCTGTCCTCAGCTGCTCTGTCCTGAGGACACAATTCAAACCTCGAGCTGCCAGAGCCCAGCTCACAGGAGCCACTGGCCTCTTCTGCCGGGCGTCTAACATCTTGACTGAGCTCAGCTCTCAGGCCCCAGGCTGGGCCTGCCATGGGACGTGATTCCCAGGGGGAGAAGCCAGGATGGCAGTGGAGGGGAAACGAGGCTTCTGGTGCATCTGAGCATTAAGCAAGCGTATGTGAATCAGATCACATGTGGAGCTACATGCAAATAAGCACCCAGTCTATTTTTGTCACTTGTCTAGAGATCCGCATCTAAATACCTGGCAACTCCTTTCCCCAGCCCCAGCCATGGGCTCTGTGGGCCTTTGCTTGTGCCaagccccccagcccccacctcactCCCCTGCCTCGCAGATCCATGCCACCCTGCCAGTTGCAGCATTTCACCCCTGCCCTCCTTtccctccagggcttcccaggtggcactagtggtaaagaacacacctgccaatgcaaaagacacaagagacgcgagttcgatccctgggttgggaagatctagagaagggcatggcatcccactccagtattcttgccccatggacagaggagcctggtgggatacagtccatggggccacaaagagtcagacacgactgaagtgactaggcACGCATGCACGCACTCCTATCTCTCCAGACCTTGGGGGAGATGAGTTCCCGGGTAGTGCTTGCCCCTCTTTCTGGACAGAGAGAGCTCACTGGTGCCATCAGATCTGGTGCCTATGGAGCTCGGCTTCTCAGGGCCTGTAGGCAGACCCTTGGGTGCTCGAAGGACCACTCACCCAGCCTCCTTCAGGCCTGATGTGGCCTGGGGACCCCAGCTGCTGCTTCCATTGCCGCTCAGCCTGCATCAAGTGCTTGGAGAGGCCCTGGAGGGCCTGAAGGATCTGGCTGTGTCTGTGCAGTGTCTCCTCCAGGCCGAAGCTTTGTTCCCCTGGGGATCAAGGCAGAGTGGGGGCAGGCAGGCCGCTGGGGTGGGCAACAGAGCCTGTCTTTTGAAGCCACCTTGGAGGGGCAGAAACGTGTGGCTTCTGCCTCCAGGACTCCCCTGGAAAGATGTGTCTGGGTGATGGGGCAGAGCCTGCTTAGATACAGCCTCCTCAGGCGCCCCCTTCCCGCTGGTTAAAGGGCTCTTGGTTTGAACGGAAGAGGATACTGTGACCCTCAGTCGAGTCCCTGGCCCACCTGCCTGTTCTCTGGGTCCCTACCCTCTTCCCAGACTCCATAGTTCAGCTCTGGAGTCATGTCTTCCTTGGTGCCCAGGCCCAGCCTTGCCTGCAGCCCTTCCAGCTGCTTTGCCAGGCGGAGCTGCTCCGTCTCCAGGAAGGGCTGTGAGGGAGGCTGGAGAAAGAAGACACAAACTCAGGCCCCAAACCCAGAGGAGTCTTCCCACAGGGCCTCCCTCAAGCCCTGTCCCCCTCCCTGAGCAAACAGCCACCCTGGCATAGACCCAGTCCTCCCAGCCCTGCCGTACCTCCgccacacacgcacgcacacacacacacacacacacatgcacacacactcacacacacacctagtTCTCCCTCAGCTCAGCCACCTGGCCCAgtcctcccagccctgctgcaCTGCCAATCTTTACACCCGTCTCTCCCACTGTGGCCCAGACCCCAGCAGCTCCCTCAGGCCTGTGTCTATGCTACTCCCTCTGTTCCTTCAAGCTCATCTTTGCCATGCTCCCCTGGCTGGTTAGGACCCCTCAGTGCTCCCACAGCTCTTTGAGGACAGGGCCTGGCTCTGGGTCACCTCTGGCCCCCAGCACTTCCCTGCACAAGGCTTGGCCTGAGTAGAGCTCTGCAAGCAGGTAGAGATAAGCGTTGGAATGACAGGTCTGACAGCTGGACGTGAGCAGAGCATCCGGGAAGGGGAGGGAGCACTGGGCTGCttctcccccagccctccccccagGGAAGGCCCAGGTTCGGCGTTACCTCTGGACCCGGTTCCCACagactgaaggtcaggaaggacaGGACATCATGGTCATCTAGAAAGCAGGGTAGCGAAGGGAAGGGAACTCACTCCCTCAGCCCTCACCCCCGGCCTCCATTATGTTCCAGGCAGGCAAGAGATCTGGGTGACTTTGAGCAGCTCTGATCCTCATCTTGCGTCTCTTCATAGGAAAGGTGTGAGGATCAGATGAGCAGACGGGTGGGCTGTGAGGGTTGACTCCAACAGAGAGGTAGAGGGGGACCCCCAGTGAATGGGAAAACTGGATGTTCCTGACCTAGAGCCATGGCCACAGGCAAAGCAATACCCTCAGGCCCAGAGCCTGGCTGCTACTGGCAGAAGAACCACACaggggcctcctcctcctcctcatgaCTCTGACCACGTCACTCTCCTCCTTAGAAACCTGCCATGGCTCCCCAGCGCCTGGAGTCTAAACACCGAAGTCCTGGCATTCCAGGACGCCACCTCTGATTGCACCCTGCTCTCTGATTGCAGCCTCCTCCACAGGCTGTCTGTTACATCACATCCTTTTGCTCCATTTCCTAGATGTCCCCCATGGCTGTCCCTCTTCCTCTTGCCCCACAGATCCCAGCTAGGGACCTTTGTGGAGCCAAGAGTGAAATGGAAGTGACTCGTGTTTTACTTCATTTGAGACTTTCATCTAACTCTGCAAGGCAGACACGACCTTCCCCAGATGGTAACAGAGGTCCAGAGAGAGTTTGTGGCTTTCCTGTGTCCCACAGTGAGGAACTGGCTGGCCCACCCTAGTGCTTCTTAGAAGGGGTGTTCAGTGGGCACCACTCCTCTGCCCAGAAGGCCCTCACCTGCCAGGATACTCGTGGCCGCCGAGACCCCAAAGAAACCTCCAGGGGCCAAAAGCAAGGGCCCCACATCGACACAGACCTCCTCTGGGTCACTGGGAGTGAGGCCGCTGTTCAAGGACACCTGAGGGACACAAAGGGCATGAGGCCCTCACAGGGGGAGCCCCgtctctcccccagccccagcagaGGCAGTGTCCCCACCTGACTCACTGGCTCCCTGACCCGGAAGGCGGGCGGGAAGCTTGGAATCAGAGTGATGTGGAGGGGCTCGCACACCTGGGCTTGTGCCAGCTCTCCCAGGAATGTGCTGGGGGCAAGTTAGGAGTCTGTGTAGAGAGCAGGGATCCCTATGGGTGTTGCCTGCATGTGCCAGGGACCACGTGTGCTGTTACAGGTGTGTCTGTGGGATCGTGGGAATCCACAGAACTCTGAGCCCTGTAACCCGCACTTCCTGCCCAGTAGACCCACAAAGGCAGGAGGGACGACTCACACGCAGCCTCTGCCCCCAGTAGGTGATCCGTGCTCTGAAGGGGTACGGCCGGTTCCGGAAGTCCTGGCGGCAGGAGCCCAGCAGCAGGCTGCCTCCATCCCTGTGGGCACTTGGAATCCAGCCAGGCCACACAGGACCCAAGGCCTAACCAGTAGGGGTGGTCCCAGAGGCCGTGCTGCCCAGGCCTGCAGTGCCACCCGCCCCCAGTGGTACTGGTCTAGCTCCAGCCTCCATTGCTGTATTCTGCTCTCGCAGCAGAAGAGAGAGGAGCGGGAAAGCGAGCCTTGCCTGGCAGAACGCTGGGACTTGGAATCCACAGAAGAGGCCGAGGCCCGCCCTGAGACGCTTCCCTAGGGCTCAGCCTGGGCCAACAGTGGGATTTCTACCCACAATTCCCCAGGCCCACCACCGCCTCCACGGTCTCCCACTGGCTTCCCTCTGGGTAcggcttctctttcttctcctttctgccACTCTTGGCCCATAGCAGGACAGACAGCACGAGACCCACCCTAGCAGCCAAGGACAATATGACCAGCCAGCCTCCCCGCGGGGGTGAAGCAGCTGGTCCAGAGAGTTAGGAGTGCTGAGACATCCTGAGTGTGTCTGGGCTCATGGACACACAGAGGCTCTGATGGCAGCGAGCCCGTCACCACCGCCTTCGGCCGAGAGGGGGCAGCACCAAGCAGGGGACGGGGCCCCGGGGgcgtgtgtttgccctctgagccCCTGTACCCTGGGCAAGTTGCCTCACCTTTCCAAATCCGAGTTcctccatctttaaaatgagaataataattgGAACTACCTCATAACCTTGTTATGAGGGTTGTGCTTGGCGCAGTGCCTGGCGTACAGTAAGCTCAGGTCGTAAATGTTAGCAATTATTCTAATTGTTATGAGCTAAGAGGGATGTTTGCTAAGAGACACTGATGAACTGGCCCAGCTACTGAGGAGGCATGCTGGCTACAGAGGGATGGGGAGCCACGTCATCGGAGAGAAAGGGACAGtgctggcaggcaggcaggcagctggTGCGGGAAAGGGCGTGGACCCTCGACCGGCAAGCCTGTCCTCAAATCTCAGCTCCGGgcacagctgtgtgacctggggcaaatCACTTCTCCTCTCTGGGCTCAACGTCTTCACCTGTAATTGGGGCCTAACAATCCCCACTTCTCAAGAGTGTCAAGAGGAGATGATGGGAGTGAAAACACTGACCACGGGCCTCACTCTGCGTCATTTCACTACCCCCGCTGCCCTGGGGCTGTTGGGTTCAGTGAATTGAGGACTCCGTGGAGTAATTCCCAAGAAGAGCAAGCCAACCCTGGTCCCAGGCCCTGGAGGAGGCTTGGCTGGGACCTAGTGAGAGGGGGGCCCTGGGCAGTGTCATCAGCTCAGATGTGAGGGCAGCAAGGAGGCACTGCCCTAGGAGGGGGGCTCTCTGTGTGTGGACCACCGAGCTCCTCGCAGCCCAGGAATGAGGTAGGGGTCAACCCAGGCGGGCCCTTACCCAAGCGGCTCGTAGAGAGTGTGCCTGTCTCTGGCCAGCACATAGATGGCAGGGCTGTTCTGTGTGGGAGGGGACAAGCAGCCTGAGACCCGGGCACAGGGCGGAGGGTGAGGGTGTGGGCGGGACGACGGGCAGGAGACCACCACTCACCTGGGGATCTTGGGCTGAGGAGTCGAAGAGGATCCCAATGCCGTCCCCCAAGTCTGGCTCCCCCAGTACAGGGCCTACCTGGCCCCTGCCCCGGGTGTACCACACGGCCTGTGGGTCCGCAGCTGCTCAGCTCAGGGGTCGCTGCAGGACCCTGGAACCCCGGGCTCACCACCAGCTCCTCTGACCCACCCTTCTGCCGGACCTTCGTGGGGACCACTTACCATGCCCTGGGCTCCCCAGCGCCCCGGCCCGGTCACCCTCATCTGTATCTCCACCTCCCAGGCAGGGAAGAGGACGGGGTTTGTACTCCACACGGCGCCACTCCGGTTCCGCATGGATGGGGCCAGCCGTACTTCCTCCAGGCCCGGGATGGCATCTGCGGGCCAGGGCAGCTCAGGGCCTGGGCCCCACCAGCCCCTGCTCCCCCATCACTCTCTCTCACTGGTCTAGACTGGGCtccagaaggaggaaggagggaacaTCACAGCCAATAGGTCATAAGCTGGCTGGTCAGACAGTGGAATCCACCGAAGAAGTGGGGATTGGGTCTCTGCCAGGGGGAGGGAAGGTGAATGAAGTCTCCAGACATACATGGGGCTCTTTACCTGCATTCTCACATAAGCCTCATTGCAAGTCTGTGCAGCTTGCTTTTATAGGGccccattttatcttttaattatttattatactatttttGGCCATACGGCacgggggatcttagttccccaaccagggatcgaacccatgaccccagcagtggaagcttagagtcttaaccatgggaccatcagggaagtcccaaggccccattttatagatgaggaagctgaggctcagaaaaattaaggaaCTAAATGAATGGGAACCCAGCTCCCTCTGACTCCAAAATACAAGTCATTTCCACCATGAGAGAGATTTGTGtccaaagggaatggcaacccactccagtattcctgcctggagagtcccctggagagaagagcctggcgggctacagtccacggggttgcaaagagtcagacatgactgagcaagtgagcatgGGAGCGTTGTGTTTctcagaggaggaaagagaggccTATGAGGGGAAGGACAGGCCGGAGACCACGAACACAGGGGAGCAGCACCCTGAGAGAATAACCAGGCGGAGGGCCAGGACTCCAGGCTGTGGATACACGGGTATGTCCAGACAGAGGTGGGCCTTCCTGGTGGGGGCACCTAGGGGGCATCCCAAGGTGGGGAAAGCACGAAAGCAGAGGTGGGAACTGGCCGTGAGGGACGGAGTGAGTGTGAGAATTACCACTGATGTGAgtgggatggggggagagggaaggaaggagcgaGAAACTGAGGCAGGTTTGGCAGGAAATGGAGAAGGGAGACCAGAGGCCCTGCCCCAGCTGCCTCCACTCCCCTGCGGCCTGCCAGCCTGGAACCTGGCCCAGGGCCCAGACCCTGCCAGCATGTCCTGGAGACTGCTAATCCAGCCTGTTTGCTCAGCAGCGGCCAGAGCTGGGGGTAGGGAGGCTCAGAGGCTGCAAGGCCAGGAGGGCTGGAGCCCTTGGGAGCCACCACCGCCTCTGAAGTGGCATGCAGGAGGCAGAGGTTGCCCATGTCTGCCCCACTTCTGCGCTGGGCCTCCGGTGGATTGTTCAGGGGACCTCACTGCAGACTGCAGGATCCTCGAAATTGACTCAGCCCTGTGTCTCTGGGCGGGGCACAGAGGACATGGGGGTGAGTCAGATAAaaggatgaatgagtgaatggacaGTGAGCATATCTCTGAGTGACCTTGAAGAATGTGCCTCTGCTCCCCCATATGTCCTGGAACACCCCAGACTTGGCATGGCCCAGAACAATGAGTGTGGTCCTGCCATCCTGGGCCTGAGGCAGGGCCTGCTCTGAGCTATGGGGAACAGCTTCCTCCTTTGTTTACCTCCTGGGGCTTTGTGAGGGAGAACCGGGCCTAGACCTGCTAAGAAGGCCTGTCTTCTTAAAGGGATATTTGCTCTAGTCTCAGGAATGATGCTGTTTTTCAGACATTACATCTCATAGacacaaaaatacacaatggatcTGCTTTCTCTCTTTGGTTTGGCTGCTAGGAGGCTCTAAACCAGGTTCATGGCTCAACTCTGAAGAGTGGGCAGGCTTAACAGCATATCTTTTGGCAGCAAGCCATGTTCCTGGACTCATTTCATGCCTCAGTCCTAACACTATGTCTCATTCTTCTGGCTCACTCCTAATTTAAATTCCTCTTAGTTGCATAGGTCCATATAAGTCCTCAAAAATCTTTTTAGAACAAGACGGAGTAAAAGACACATTCTTTGTAGGTCTGGGTTTGGAAGGCCTTGAATACAACATATGGGCTAAGATGCTCTCATGCTTGCTTccgcccaacacacacacagggcagggctggggccttCTCTGGTGAAACAGCTGGCCACGTGGCTGCCTCCCTCCAGGCTGCCCCAGGTCTCCTGGACAGCCCCAACCTGACAGTGTAGCACCAGAGGATCGGCTGTGCAGATCCAAGCTGCATTGCGTCTGTGAGTCCGAGACTCAGCCTattagcatgtgtgtgtatgtgcacaggTCCATGAGGCAGGGTGGTGAAGGCTTCtccaaggagaggtaagaagagaaggagagagagaagtcccagggcagagaaggggagaggcagagaggagaagcTGAGGCGGACAGGTAGGGGTGGGGCTGTGGAGGTGGAGCAGGAGACAGGTCGGGGTTGGGGGGTCCTGGGGCCCCTGGCACTGTctgccccaggcctggccccGTCTTGGGCAGTGGCTGTACTGGCAGGCCCACTCCCCACCCTGTCATGGCCACCCAGAGCCTGTCAGCCTCTCCAGTGTTCTGAGGAACACTGGGAATGGCTGGTCCTCACCCGACATTTTACCTCCGTGATGGCTCCAGAAGGGTATTCCAACCCCAGGCAATGCCAGCCTCGGTCCTTTGAAGCTGAGCTTGTACTCAAATCTTCGCTGAGGCAGATGGCCCATCTCGGGGCTGTGGGGGTCCAGGAGTAcaaggaggagaaggcagagcaAGGGATCCAGGCCACGGACCACCCTCATTGCGAAGGGATCTAGTATCCGAGCCCCAGGGTAGATTTGCAGCTGGGAGGATAGGGAGGGGCTCCTGGGCCAGGGCCAggtggggaggagccaggatggCCTAGAACCTGGGGTTTTGGCActgtcctctccctccctccccagcacaGACATCCTGTTCCTTCCAAGCCTGATCTCAGGCCCTGCCCCACCCTTTACCTCCAGCCTGATGAGGCAGCCTGACCTCCTGCCAACCTGAGCTCTGGccatccttcctccttccttctgtccCTGTGGCTGCAGGGCCTCAGGGGGATCACTGGGATGAGCCACCCCCAGCAGCTCTGACTTTCCTCCCTGCCTGGGGTGGGCCCCGGCGTCCTGGCTCCTTCCCACGGATGGCTGTCCCTGCTGTCTGGCCATCACCGCCCCCATCCTTCCCTGTCCTGCTCTCACTGTCGTGATTCTCAGCTCTCTCCGATATTCCAGACGCTCATGCCTCCGAGCAACCAGGTTTCCTCAACAAAGaaattatgtgaaaataaaaaaaaaagaaaggaattatgTGAAAATAGAAAGGGAGTCTTAAGAGACAGAGCAAATAAATGCAATGCATGGACCTTGTAATGGGAAAAATGAGACAGGGAAATTTGATCAATGGATATTTGATTAAGGGATTCTTGTTAGAATTTTTAGGAATAATAATGGGGTTGTGGTAGAATGTCTTTTTAAAGTCTTACATCTTCTGGAGAAATATACTAAAGCTTTATGGATGAATTGATATAACATTAGGATTTACTTCCAAATCTCCTAGAActtgggtgggaggaggggaacaGGGTGTGCATGGCCGAGAATTGGCCTTGAGTTGATAACTGTTAAAGTTGGGTAGTAGGGACGTGAGGGTTCCTTGTATTCTAATCTCTACTTTTATATGTTTGATAATTTCCATAATGAAAGAAGTttgtaaaaaattagaaatcctaaaaaaaaaaaaaattagaaatcctGGGACtccccttggtggtccagtggttaagaatctgcctagcaatgcaggggacgtgggttcgatctctggtcggagaactaagatcccacaggctgcagagcagctaagcccacgtgccacaactagagaagcctgcatcTTGCAACAAGAGATTCCACGTGGTGCAACTAAGCCCTGAAGCagccaaatgattttttttttttttaaaagctaaaaaaaatccTGTATCTCAAATATTTTCATCCAAATAAATTTTGG includes:
- the LOC113879805 gene encoding protein ERGIC-53-like isoform X2, translated to MRVVRGLDPLLCLLLLVLLDPHSPEMGHLPQRRFEYKLSFKGPRLALPGVGIPFWSHHGDAIPGLEEVRLAPSMRNRSGAVWSTNPVLFPAWEVEIQMRVTGPGRWGAQGMAVWYTRGRGQVGPVLGEPDLGDGIGILFDSSAQDPQNSPAIYVLARDRHTLYEPLGDGGSLLLGSCRQDFRNRPYPFRARITYWGQRLRVSLNSGLTPSDPEEVCVDVGPLLLAPGGFFGVSAATSILADDHDVLSFLTFSLWEPGPEPPSQPFLETEQLRLAKQLEGLQARLGLGTKEDMTPELNYGVWEEGEQSFGLEETLHRHSQILQALQGLSKHLMQAERQWKQQLGSPGHIRPEGGWDSAKVSALLLGQRTLLQDLQEMRMERDAQFTQRKAERATLRSHFRDKYRLPKNETDESQIQMAGGDVELPRELAKMIEEDTEEEEERASVLGQLASLPGLDLGSLKDKAQSTLGDLKQSAEKCHIM
- the LOC113879805 gene encoding protein ERGIC-53-like isoform X1, giving the protein MRVVRGLDPLLCLLLLVLLDPHSPEMGHLPQRRFEYKLSFKGPRLALPGVGIPFWSHHGDAIPGLEEVRLAPSMRNRSGAVWSTNPVLFPAWEVEIQMRVTGPGRWGAQGMAVWYTRGRGQVGPVLGEPDLGDGIGILFDSSAQDPQNSPAIYVLARDRHTLYEPLGDGGSLLLGSCRQDFRNRPYPFRARITYWGQRLRVSLNSGLTPSDPEEVCVDVGPLLLAPGGFFGVSAATSILADDHDVLSFLTFSLWEPGPEPPSQPFLETEQLRLAKQLEGLQARLGLGTKEDMTPELNYGVWEEGEQSFGLEETLHRHSQILQALQGLSKHLMQAERQWKQQLGSPGHIRPEGGWDSAKVSALLLGQRTLLQDLQEMRDAAAHMASRAQVFYLPVGTKHHFSELAQILSLLQKDLRGPARAAAKDPRSPGRSPRVSSCLQPGIFLFFLFIQTVGFFCYVHFSKQKLDKGLQDYLSTCSLPLSSTPQIPRVLGALRRQPFSPSIQA